A part of Spodoptera frugiperda isolate SF20-4 chromosome 25, AGI-APGP_CSIRO_Sfru_2.0, whole genome shotgun sequence genomic DNA contains:
- the LOC118268686 gene encoding proton-coupled amino acid transporter-like protein CG1139 isoform X1, with the protein MSKKHLHNQAAIPLAPAVFKKPQMRPMIVEYDPKKKGVKNDLSDVVMVKYKVDPNEIPVEQQAGSTLPLMEIPGRDIEADEDYNPFEHRKLAHPTSDMDTLIHLLKGSLGSGILAMPMAFRNAGLYFGLIATFAIGGICTYCVHVLVKTAHELCRRIQKPSLGFAEVAEAAFLSGPPAVHKFSRLAKAMINWFLVIDLLGCCCVYIVFVAKNVKQVVDVYAKDTDWYGVDVRVYMAVLLPLLILMNLIRNLKYLAPFSMIANLLVGTGMGITFYYLFQDIPSLSERLPFTRIERLPTFFGTAIFALEGIGVVMPLENNMKTPTHFIGCPGVLNTGMFFVVSLYAFTGFFGYLKYGENTQSSITLNLPQEEALGQCVKLMIAVAIFFTYSLQFYVPMEIIWKNVRHWFGAKKNLAEYSIRIGIIILTLATAIAIPNLGPFISLVGAVCLSFLGLIFPAVIETVAFWDRPNGLGRFNWVLWKNMFLVCFGVLGFLTGAYVSILDIIHGEE; encoded by the exons AAACCTCAAATGCGGCCGATGATAGTTGAATATGACCCCAAGAAAAAAGGAGTCAAAAATGACTTATCAGATGTCGTTATGGTCAA GTACAAAGTTGACCCAAATGAGATCCCAGTGGAACAACAGGCGGGCTCCACCCTGCCCCTCATGGAGATCCCAGGCAGGGATATTGAGGCTGATGAGGACTATAATCCTTTCGAGCATAGGAAACTGGCGCATCCTACATC GGATATGGATACGCTTATCCATTTGCTGAAAGGATCCCTCGGCAGTGGAATCCTGGCTATGCCTATGGCTTTCCGCAACGCTGGTCTCTACTTCGGCTTAATAGCCACATTTGCCATCGGAGGTATTTGCACGTACTGCGTGCATGTACTGGTGAAGACTGCACATGAGCTGTGCAGGCGGATACAAAAACCCTCGTTAGGGTTCGCTGAAGTTGCTGAAGCTGCCTTCTTGTCTGGTCCACCGGCTGTGCATAAATTTTCACGACTTGCCAA GGCTATGATCAACTGGTTCCTTGTGATTGACTTACTGGGCTGCTGCTGCGTCTACATTGTGTTCGTCGCTAAGAATGTCAAGCAAGTGGTCGACGTGTATGCCAAGGATACTGACTGGTACGGCGTAGATGTCCGTGTCTACATGGCAGTTCTACTTCCTCTTCTCATTCTTATGAACTTGATAAGGAATCTGAAATACCTGGCGCCGTTCTCAATGATTGCGAATTTGCTGGTTGGCACTGGAATGGGAATCACTTTTTACTATCTCTTCCAAGACATTCCCAGTCTGAGCGAACGTCTGCCCTTCACCCGTATTGAGCGCTTACCTACCTTCTTCGGAACTGCCATCTTCGCCCTTGAAGGAATTGGTGTTGTCATGCCCTTGGAAAACAACATGAAGACCCCCACCCACTTCATCGGATGCCCTGGCGTGCTTAACACTGGAATGTTCTTCGTGGTATCTCTGTACGCATTTACTGGATTCTTTGGCTACCTGAAGTATGGAGAGAACACCCAGAGCAGCATCACCCTGAATCTGCCTCAAGAAGAAGC GCTGGGACAATGCGTGAAGCTTATGATCGCTGTCGCCATTTTCTTCACCTACAGTCTTCAGTTCTACGTGCCCATGGAAATTATCTGGAAAAATGTTCGCCACTGGTTCGGAGCCAAGAAAAACCTGGCTGAATACAGCATCCGTATTGGAATCATCATCCTGACTTTGGCCACCGCTATCGCTATCCCGAATCTTGGACCCTTCATCTCATTGGTAGGCGCTGTCTGTCTCTCATTCCTTGGCCTCATCTTCCCCGCTGTTATCGAAACTGTGGCTTTCTGGGACAGGCCAAATGGCCTCGGTCGCTTCAACTGGGTACTCTGGAAGAACATGTTCTTGGTTTGTTTCGGAGTTCTTGGTTTCTTAACGGGAGCATATGTTAGCATTTTGGATATAATCCACGGTGAGGAATAA
- the LOC118268686 gene encoding proton-coupled amino acid transporter-like protein pathetic isoform X2 — protein MEIPGRDIEADEDYNPFEHRKLAHPTSDMDTLIHLLKGSLGSGILAMPMAFRNAGLYFGLIATFAIGGICTYCVHVLVKTAHELCRRIQKPSLGFAEVAEAAFLSGPPAVHKFSRLAKAMINWFLVIDLLGCCCVYIVFVAKNVKQVVDVYAKDTDWYGVDVRVYMAVLLPLLILMNLIRNLKYLAPFSMIANLLVGTGMGITFYYLFQDIPSLSERLPFTRIERLPTFFGTAIFALEGIGVVMPLENNMKTPTHFIGCPGVLNTGMFFVVSLYAFTGFFGYLKYGENTQSSITLNLPQEEALGQCVKLMIAVAIFFTYSLQFYVPMEIIWKNVRHWFGAKKNLAEYSIRIGIIILTLATAIAIPNLGPFISLVGAVCLSFLGLIFPAVIETVAFWDRPNGLGRFNWVLWKNMFLVCFGVLGFLTGAYVSILDIIHGEE, from the exons ATGGAGATCCCAGGCAGGGATATTGAGGCTGATGAGGACTATAATCCTTTCGAGCATAGGAAACTGGCGCATCCTACATC GGATATGGATACGCTTATCCATTTGCTGAAAGGATCCCTCGGCAGTGGAATCCTGGCTATGCCTATGGCTTTCCGCAACGCTGGTCTCTACTTCGGCTTAATAGCCACATTTGCCATCGGAGGTATTTGCACGTACTGCGTGCATGTACTGGTGAAGACTGCACATGAGCTGTGCAGGCGGATACAAAAACCCTCGTTAGGGTTCGCTGAAGTTGCTGAAGCTGCCTTCTTGTCTGGTCCACCGGCTGTGCATAAATTTTCACGACTTGCCAA GGCTATGATCAACTGGTTCCTTGTGATTGACTTACTGGGCTGCTGCTGCGTCTACATTGTGTTCGTCGCTAAGAATGTCAAGCAAGTGGTCGACGTGTATGCCAAGGATACTGACTGGTACGGCGTAGATGTCCGTGTCTACATGGCAGTTCTACTTCCTCTTCTCATTCTTATGAACTTGATAAGGAATCTGAAATACCTGGCGCCGTTCTCAATGATTGCGAATTTGCTGGTTGGCACTGGAATGGGAATCACTTTTTACTATCTCTTCCAAGACATTCCCAGTCTGAGCGAACGTCTGCCCTTCACCCGTATTGAGCGCTTACCTACCTTCTTCGGAACTGCCATCTTCGCCCTTGAAGGAATTGGTGTTGTCATGCCCTTGGAAAACAACATGAAGACCCCCACCCACTTCATCGGATGCCCTGGCGTGCTTAACACTGGAATGTTCTTCGTGGTATCTCTGTACGCATTTACTGGATTCTTTGGCTACCTGAAGTATGGAGAGAACACCCAGAGCAGCATCACCCTGAATCTGCCTCAAGAAGAAGC GCTGGGACAATGCGTGAAGCTTATGATCGCTGTCGCCATTTTCTTCACCTACAGTCTTCAGTTCTACGTGCCCATGGAAATTATCTGGAAAAATGTTCGCCACTGGTTCGGAGCCAAGAAAAACCTGGCTGAATACAGCATCCGTATTGGAATCATCATCCTGACTTTGGCCACCGCTATCGCTATCCCGAATCTTGGACCCTTCATCTCATTGGTAGGCGCTGTCTGTCTCTCATTCCTTGGCCTCATCTTCCCCGCTGTTATCGAAACTGTGGCTTTCTGGGACAGGCCAAATGGCCTCGGTCGCTTCAACTGGGTACTCTGGAAGAACATGTTCTTGGTTTGTTTCGGAGTTCTTGGTTTCTTAACGGGAGCATATGTTAGCATTTTGGATATAATCCACGGTGAGGAATAA